A DNA window from Argiope bruennichi chromosome X2, qqArgBrue1.1, whole genome shotgun sequence contains the following coding sequences:
- the LOC129959839 gene encoding uncharacterized protein F54H12.2-like, translated as MDSRACACLQSELDLFNVNPVQLSTEDSSFTEIFPVASLNEKTPIEFYVSGSGEHYLDLSHTLLHLQVKIKKRNGAVIGTPDQVAPINYLLNTIFSECSVTLNDKQVSSQANYAYRCIFDALLSPRAVQESMLTSGLFYKDAASKHESVELANVGDNANSGYQTRYNICKDSKLIDMIGPLHFDLGNQSKCLINSVNLRIKLERNKDSFALMSATQDFKVVIYHASLFVRKIKVAPSVVIAHELALSKGVIKMPIRRTEVKSFALSSGMQSITIPNAFIGQLPTRLIMGMVSNAAFNGDFSKNPFNFKHYDLSYLCILDGNRMIPSKPFQPKFDNSNSYSRCYMSLFTDLGRYHKDQDINISYTEYKDGYTLFAVDLTPDLNADGMHESISRNGNLTIDIKFSKALSETVNLIVFSEYRNTIEIDKSRSIFSDF; from the coding sequence ATGGATTCCCGAGCGTGTGCTTGCTTGCAGAGTGAATTAGACCTTTTTAACGTGAATCCTGTACAATTATCAACAGAAGACAGCTCATTCACTGAGATTTTTCCTGTTGCATCTCTGAATGAAAAGACGCCAATTGAATTTTACGTAAGCGGAAGTGGTGAACATTATCTGGACTTATCCCATACACTTTTGCATCtacaagtgaaaattaaaaagagaaatggaGCAGTAATTGGAACGCCTGATCAAGTGGCTCCTATCAATTATCTCCTTAATACGATATTTTCTGAATGTTCAGTTACATTAAATGACAAGCAGGTTTCTTCGCAAGCTAACTACGCATATAGATGTATTTTCGATGCTTTGCTTTCACCTCGAGCTGTTCAAGAATCAATGCTAACATCGGGTCTTTTCTACAAAGACGCTGCTTCTAAGCATGAATCAGTAGAACTAGCTAATGTTGGTGATAATGCAAATTCCGGTTACCAAACTAGATATAACATCTGCAAAGATAGTAAACTTATAGATATGATAGGTCCATTACATTTCGATCTAGGCAATCAGAGCAAATGTCTTATAAATTCGGTGAATCTTCGGatcaaattagaaagaaataaggATTCTTTTGCTCTGATGTCAGCCACGCAAGATTTTAAAGTAGTTATATATCATGCATcattatttgttaggaaaatTAAAGTCGCTCCCTCAGTCGTGATTGCCCATGAATTAGCTTTAAGCAAGGGAGTTATAAAAATGCCTATTCGCAGAACAGAAGTGAAATCATTCGCACTTTCTTCAGGAATGCAATCAATAACTATCCCTAATGCGTTCATTGGACAATTACCGACACGACTTATAATGGGTATGGTATCTAATGCTGCATTTAAtggggatttttcaaaaaatccattCAATTTCAAGCATTATGATTTATCATATCTTTGTATATTAGATGGCAATCGTATGATTCCGTCAAAGCCCtttcaaccaaaatttgataattctaacaGTTACAGCAGATGTTATATGAGTCTATTTACTGATTTGGGTAGATATCATAAAGATCAAGACATTAATATAAGTTACACTGAATATAAAGATGGGTATACGCTGTTCGCTGTAGATTTGACGCCCGATCTCAACGCGGACGGAATGCATGAAAGTATTTCACGCAATGGTAATTTaactattgatataaaatt